GACTGCGGGCCCGCCCTTCCTGGATGCCCGCATGTCCGATGTCTCCGATGTGATCCCTGCCGTAGCCCTGCCGCGTGTGCCGGTAGCCGGTGGCGGCAGCTTCCCCGTGCACCGCATCTACTGCGTCGGCCGCAACTTCGCCGACCACGCCCGCGAAATGGGCGCAGCGGTGCCGGCGGCCGATGACCGCGGCCGCCCGATGTTCTTCAGCAAGCCGGCCGATGCGATCGTGGTCGGTCACGACGATGCCATCCCCTACCCGCCGGCGACTGCCAACCTGCACCACGAAGTGGAACTGGTGGTGGCGATCGGCAGCGATGCACCTGCCGGTGAGCTGGCCGTGGCCGATGCCGATGCACTGGTCTACGGCTACGCCGTGGGCCTGGACCTGACCCGCCGCGACCTGCAGGCCGCCGCCAAGGACAAGGGCCACCCGTGGGACGCGGCCAAGGGCTTCGATGCTTCCGCGCCGATCAGCGAAATCGTCCACGCCGAGGAAGTGGGCGACCTGGCCGCGCTGAACCTGTCGCTGGAGGTCAACGGCGAGGTGCGCCAGCAGGCGCTGCTGGACCAGATGATCTGGAATGTGCCGGAGATCCTGCACGAGCTGTCCAAGCTGTGGCAGCTGCGTGCCGGCGACCTGGTGTTCATGGGCACCCCGTCCGGGGTGGCCGCACTGAAGCCCGGCGACCGCTTCAGTGCCCGCCTGGAAAACGTGGCCGAGCGCCACGGCGTGATCGCCGGCTGACATCACCTGCGCTACCCTGCGCGCTGTCCACTTCCCCCACCGGAGAACAACAACAATGGGAATGCTCACCGAGTTCAAGGAATTCGCGATGCGCGGCAACGTCATCGACCTCGCCGTCGGCGTGGTGATCGGCGCGGCCTTCGGCAAGATCGTGACCGCGCTGGTCGAGAAGATCATCATGCCGCCGCTGGGCTACCTGATCGGCCGCGTGGACTTCTCCAGCTTGGCCTGGACGTTGTCGCCGGCTCACCTGGGCCCGGATGGCAAGGAGATTCCGGCCGTGGTGGTTGGCTATGGCGACTTCATCAACACCGTCATCCAGTTCGTGATCGTGGCCTTCGCCATCTTCATCGTGGTCAAGGCGATCAACCGCCTGTCGCGCAAGCAGGAAGCAGCACCGGCCGCCCCGGCCGAGGAAGTGGTGCTGCTGCGCGAGATCCGCGACAGCCTGAAGAAGTAAGGGTACCGGGTGCCGTCGGCGCCCCTCCCACCTGTAGAGCCGAGCCCACGCTCGGCTGATCTGCAAAAGGCAGCCGAGCATGGGCTCGGCTCTACAGAAGCAGGTGAAAGCCCCGCTCCGGCGGGGCTTTCGCTTTGCCGGACATGGCGGAAAACAGCGTTCGCGCCAGGCATGACCTCCCGCCCATGCGCGGGCCTGAACGACTGTTAAGCTCCAAGGCTTGGTCCCTTCCGGAGTTGCCCATGCGTCGCCGCGTCCTTGCCATCGCATCCTCCCTCGCCCTGCTGGCCGCTCCGGCCTTTGCGGCGCCGCACATCACTACCCTGCCCCCGGCATCGCTGGCCACCGCTGCACAGCTGCGCGATCAGGCACTGGCCGACGACACCGGCTGGAAGGTGGTCGAATCGCTTACCACCGAAATCGGTCCGCGCATTGCCGGCAGCGAAGCCGACGCCCGCGCCGTGGCCTGGGCTGAGGCCAAGTTCAAGGCCCTCGGCTTCGACAAGGTGTGGAAGGAGCCGGTGACGTTCCCGAAGTGGGAGCGCCGCAGTGAACACGCCGCCGTGACCGGCAGGAA
This genomic window from Stenotrophomonas maltophilia contains:
- a CDS encoding fumarylacetoacetate hydrolase family protein: MSDVSDVIPAVALPRVPVAGGGSFPVHRIYCVGRNFADHAREMGAAVPAADDRGRPMFFSKPADAIVVGHDDAIPYPPATANLHHEVELVVAIGSDAPAGELAVADADALVYGYAVGLDLTRRDLQAAAKDKGHPWDAAKGFDASAPISEIVHAEEVGDLAALNLSLEVNGEVRQQALLDQMIWNVPEILHELSKLWQLRAGDLVFMGTPSGVAALKPGDRFSARLENVAERHGVIAG
- the mscL gene encoding large-conductance mechanosensitive channel protein MscL; the encoded protein is MGMLTEFKEFAMRGNVIDLAVGVVIGAAFGKIVTALVEKIIMPPLGYLIGRVDFSSLAWTLSPAHLGPDGKEIPAVVVGYGDFINTVIQFVIVAFAIFIVVKAINRLSRKQEAAPAAPAEEVVLLREIRDSLKK